From Klebsiella electrica, the proteins below share one genomic window:
- the murG gene encoding undecaprenyldiphospho-muramoylpentapeptide beta-N-acetylglucosaminyltransferase, whose translation MSGQEKRLMVMAGGTGGHVFPGLAVAHHLMDQGWQVRWLGTADRMEADLVPKHGIEIDFIRISGLRGKGLKALLFAPVRIFNAWRQAREVMKRFQPDVVLGMGGYVSGPGGLAAWSLGIPVVLHEQNGIAGLTNKWLAKIAKRVLQAFPGAFPHADVVGNPVRTDVLALPLPEQRLVGRQGAIRVLVVGGSQGARVLNQTMPQVAGKLGSAVTIWHQSGKGGQQTVQQAYADAGQPQHKVTEFIDDMAAAYAWADVVVCRSGALTVSEIAAAGLPALFVPFQHKDRQQYWNALPLEKAGAAKILEQPQFTVDAVVQTLAGWDRETLLDMAERARRASIPDATERVAEEVSAVALAR comes from the coding sequence ATGAGCGGTCAGGAAAAGCGGTTAATGGTGATGGCGGGCGGTACCGGTGGGCATGTGTTCCCTGGGCTGGCGGTCGCGCACCATTTAATGGACCAGGGCTGGCAGGTTCGCTGGCTCGGCACCGCCGATCGTATGGAAGCGGATTTAGTGCCGAAACACGGCATTGAGATTGATTTTATCCGTATATCCGGCCTGCGCGGCAAAGGGCTGAAAGCGCTGCTGTTCGCGCCGGTACGTATCTTCAACGCCTGGCGTCAGGCGCGGGAGGTCATGAAGCGTTTCCAGCCGGACGTGGTGCTGGGGATGGGCGGTTACGTTTCCGGCCCTGGCGGCCTGGCGGCCTGGTCGCTGGGTATCCCGGTGGTGCTGCATGAGCAAAACGGCATTGCTGGCCTGACAAACAAATGGCTGGCAAAGATCGCGAAGAGGGTGTTGCAGGCGTTCCCAGGTGCGTTTCCGCATGCTGATGTGGTGGGCAACCCGGTGCGTACCGATGTGCTGGCGCTGCCGTTACCGGAACAGCGCCTGGTCGGGCGCCAGGGGGCGATCCGCGTGCTGGTAGTGGGCGGCTCGCAGGGGGCCCGCGTCCTGAACCAGACGATGCCGCAGGTGGCGGGGAAACTGGGTTCGGCGGTCACTATCTGGCATCAAAGCGGGAAAGGCGGCCAGCAGACGGTGCAGCAGGCCTATGCGGATGCCGGGCAGCCGCAGCATAAAGTGACTGAGTTTATTGATGACATGGCGGCGGCGTATGCCTGGGCCGATGTTGTTGTGTGTCGTTCCGGCGCGCTGACGGTGAGTGAAATTGCCGCAGCAGGTTTACCGGCGTTATTTGTGCCGTTTCAGCACAAGGATCGTCAGCAGTACTGGAATGCCCTGCCGCTGGAGAAAGCGGGCGCGGCGAAAATTCTCGAACAGCCTCAGTTCACCGTCGATGCCGTTGTGCAGACGCTGGCTGGCTGGGATCGGGAAACGCTGCTGGATATGGCGGAACGAGCGCGTAGAGCCTCGATTCCGGATGCTACCGAACGGGTAGCGGAAGAAGTGAGCGCTGTAGCACTGGCGCGCTAA
- the ftsW gene encoding cell division protein FtsW produces the protein MRLSLPRLKMPQWRLPRLPGMFIFAWLFAALKGWVMGSRQKDNDSLVMYDRMLLWLTFGLAAVGFIMVTSASMPVGQRLANDPFLFAKRDGLYILLALGLALVTLRLPMEFWQRHSTAMLIASIVMLLIVLVVGSSVNGASRWIALGPLRIQPAEFTKLSLFCYIANYLVRKGDEVRNNLRGFLKPMGVIFVLAILLLAQPDLGTVVVLFVTTLAMLFLGGAKLWQFIAIIGMGISAVVLLILAEPYRIRRVTSFWNPWEDPFGSGYQLTQSLMAFGRGEMWGQGLGNSVQKLEYLPEAHTDFIFAIIGEELGYIGVVLALLMVFFVAFRAMSIGRKALEIDHRFSGFLACAIGIWFSFQALVNVGAAAGMLPTKGLTLPLISYGGSSLLIMSTAIMLLLRIDYETRLEKAQAFTRGVR, from the coding sequence ATGCGTTTATCCCTCCCGCGCCTGAAAATGCCTCAGTGGAGACTGCCGCGCCTGCCGGGGATGTTTATCTTCGCCTGGCTGTTTGCGGCGCTGAAAGGCTGGGTGATGGGCTCGCGGCAGAAAGATAACGATAGCCTGGTCATGTATGACCGGATGCTGCTGTGGCTGACGTTTGGTCTGGCCGCCGTGGGTTTCATTATGGTGACCTCGGCTTCCATGCCGGTAGGGCAGCGGCTGGCCAACGATCCTTTTCTGTTCGCTAAGCGCGACGGGTTATACATTCTTCTGGCGCTGGGTCTGGCTCTGGTGACGCTGCGCCTGCCGATGGAGTTCTGGCAGCGGCACAGTACGGCGATGTTGATTGCTTCGATAGTCATGTTGCTGATCGTTCTGGTCGTCGGTAGCTCGGTAAACGGGGCATCGCGCTGGATTGCATTGGGTCCGCTGCGTATTCAGCCTGCGGAATTTACCAAGCTGTCGCTGTTCTGCTACATCGCCAACTATCTGGTGCGTAAAGGCGATGAGGTGCGCAATAACCTGCGCGGCTTCTTAAAGCCGATGGGCGTGATTTTCGTGCTGGCGATTCTGCTGCTGGCGCAGCCGGACCTCGGTACGGTCGTGGTGCTGTTCGTTACCACTCTGGCGATGCTGTTTCTCGGCGGCGCTAAGCTGTGGCAGTTCATCGCCATTATCGGCATGGGGATCTCGGCGGTGGTGCTGCTGATCCTTGCCGAACCGTATCGTATTCGCCGCGTCACTTCTTTCTGGAACCCGTGGGAAGACCCGTTTGGCAGCGGTTACCAGCTGACTCAGTCGCTGATGGCTTTCGGCCGTGGCGAAATGTGGGGGCAGGGCTTAGGCAACTCGGTACAGAAGCTGGAGTATTTACCGGAAGCGCATACCGATTTCATCTTCGCCATTATCGGCGAAGAACTCGGTTATATCGGTGTGGTACTGGCCCTATTAATGGTATTCTTCGTCGCCTTTCGCGCCATGTCGATTGGGCGTAAGGCGCTGGAGATTGATCATCGCTTTTCCGGCTTCCTGGCCTGCGCCATTGGAATCTGGTTTAGCTTCCAGGCGCTGGTTAACGTCGGGGCCGCGGCAGGCATGCTGCCGACGAAAGGCCTGACGCTGCCGCTTATCAGTTACGGCGGTTCCAGTTTGCTGATTATGTCGACGGCCATCATGTTGCTGTTGCGAATTGATTATGAAACGCGTCTGGAAAAAGCCCAGGCGTTTACACGGGGTGTTCGATGA
- the murD gene encoding UDP-N-acetylmuramoyl-L-alanine--D-glutamate ligase, with protein MADYQGKKVVIIGLGMTGLSCVDFFMARGVTPRVMDTRVAPSGLDKLPEEVERYVGGLNEDWLLAADLIVASPGIALAHPALSAAADAGVEIVGDIELFCREVQAPIIAITGSNGKSTVTTLVGEMAKAAGMNVGVGGNIGLPALMLLDADRELYVLELSSFQLETTSSLRAVAATILNVTEDHMDRYPLGLQQYRAAKLRVYENAKTCIVNADDGLTMPVRGADERCISFGVDVGDYHLNRQQGETWLRVKGEKILNVKEMHITGQHNYSNALAALALADAAGLPRASSLKALTTFTGLTHRFQLVLDHNGVRWINDSKATNVGSTEAALNGLHLDGTLYLLLGGDGKSADFTPLKRYLAGDNIRLYCFGRDGDQLAALRPEVATQTGTMEEAMRQIAPLLKSGDMVLLSPACASLDQFKSFEQRGDVFARLAKELG; from the coding sequence ATGGCAGATTATCAGGGTAAAAAAGTCGTCATTATTGGCCTGGGGATGACCGGGCTGTCTTGCGTGGACTTTTTCATGGCGCGCGGCGTGACGCCGCGGGTGATGGATACCCGCGTCGCGCCTTCCGGGCTGGATAAGCTGCCGGAAGAGGTAGAACGCTACGTGGGGGGCCTGAATGAAGACTGGCTGCTGGCAGCGGATCTGATTGTGGCAAGCCCTGGTATCGCGCTGGCGCATCCTGCGCTGAGCGCGGCAGCGGATGCGGGCGTCGAAATCGTCGGTGACATTGAGCTGTTCTGTCGCGAAGTGCAGGCGCCGATTATCGCGATTACCGGCTCAAACGGGAAAAGCACCGTGACGACGCTGGTGGGCGAGATGGCGAAAGCGGCCGGCATGAATGTTGGCGTCGGCGGCAATATCGGCCTGCCGGCCCTGATGCTGCTCGATGCCGACCGCGAACTGTACGTTCTGGAACTCTCCAGCTTCCAGCTGGAAACCACCTCCAGTCTGCGGGCGGTGGCCGCGACTATCCTCAACGTCACCGAGGATCATATGGACCGCTACCCGCTGGGCCTGCAACAGTATCGTGCGGCCAAACTGCGGGTGTATGAAAATGCGAAAACCTGCATCGTGAATGCCGATGATGGGCTGACGATGCCGGTACGCGGCGCCGATGAGCGCTGCATCAGCTTCGGCGTTGATGTCGGCGACTATCATCTTAACCGCCAGCAGGGAGAAACCTGGCTGCGGGTGAAAGGTGAGAAGATCCTGAACGTCAAAGAGATGCACATCACCGGGCAACACAACTACAGCAATGCGCTGGCTGCATTGGCGCTGGCTGATGCTGCCGGCCTGCCGCGGGCCAGCAGTCTCAAGGCGCTGACCACCTTTACCGGTCTGACGCATCGCTTCCAGCTGGTGCTGGATCATAACGGCGTGCGCTGGATCAACGATTCCAAAGCCACCAACGTCGGCAGTACTGAGGCGGCGCTGAACGGACTGCATCTGGACGGCACTCTGTACCTGCTGCTGGGCGGCGATGGCAAATCCGCTGATTTCACGCCGCTGAAACGTTATCTGGCGGGCGACAATATTCGCCTGTACTGCTTCGGTCGCGATGGCGATCAGCTGGCGGCACTGCGCCCGGAAGTGGCGACGCAAACCGGGACGATGGAAGAGGCGATGCGTCAGATTGCCCCGCTGCTGAAGTCGGGCGATATGGTGCTGTTATCGCCAGCTTGCGCCAGTCTCGATCAGTTTAAGAGTTTCGAACAACGGGGCGATGTCTTTGCCCGCCTGGCGAAGGAGTTAGGTTGA
- the mraY gene encoding phospho-N-acetylmuramoyl-pentapeptide-transferase has product MLVWLAEHLVKYYSGFNVFSYLTFRAIVSLLTALFISLWMGPRMIARLQKLSFGQVVRNDGPESHFSKRGTPTMGGIMILTAIVVSVLLWAYPSNPYVWCVLTVLIGYGIIGFVDDYRKVVRKDTKGLIARWKYFWMSVIALGVAFALYMAGKDTPATELVVPFFKDIMPQLGLLYILLAYFVIVGTGNAVNLTDGLDGLAIMPTVFVAAGFALVAWATGNMNFANYLHIPYLRHAGELVIVCTAIVGAGLGFLWFNTYPAQVFMGDVGSLALGGALGIIAVLLRQEFLLVIMGGVFVVETLSVILQVGSFKLRGQRIFRMAPIHHHYELKGWPEPRVIVRFWIISLMLVLIGLATLKVR; this is encoded by the coding sequence ATGTTAGTATGGCTGGCCGAACATCTGGTCAAATATTATTCCGGCTTTAACGTCTTTTCTTATCTGACGTTTCGCGCCATCGTCAGCCTGCTGACCGCGCTGTTCATCTCTTTGTGGATGGGCCCGCGCATGATCGCCCGTCTGCAAAAACTCTCTTTCGGCCAGGTCGTACGTAACGATGGTCCGGAATCACACTTCAGCAAACGCGGTACGCCGACCATGGGCGGGATCATGATCCTGACCGCTATTGTGGTCTCAGTCCTGCTGTGGGCTTACCCGTCCAACCCGTACGTATGGTGTGTTCTGACCGTACTGATCGGCTACGGCATCATCGGTTTCGTCGATGACTACCGCAAGGTGGTGCGTAAAGACACCAAAGGGTTGATCGCCCGCTGGAAGTACTTCTGGATGTCGGTGATTGCGCTGGGCGTGGCGTTCGCGCTGTATATGGCCGGTAAAGATACGCCAGCAACCGAGCTGGTTGTGCCGTTCTTTAAAGACATCATGCCGCAACTGGGGCTGTTGTACATTTTGCTGGCTTACTTCGTGATTGTCGGGACCGGCAATGCGGTCAACCTGACCGATGGCCTTGATGGCCTGGCGATTATGCCGACCGTGTTTGTGGCGGCGGGCTTCGCGCTGGTGGCATGGGCAACGGGCAACATGAACTTTGCCAACTATCTGCATATCCCTTATCTGCGCCACGCCGGGGAACTGGTTATCGTCTGTACGGCGATCGTCGGCGCGGGTCTTGGCTTTTTGTGGTTCAACACCTATCCGGCGCAGGTCTTTATGGGCGATGTCGGCTCCCTGGCCCTCGGCGGCGCGCTGGGCATCATTGCCGTGCTGCTGCGTCAGGAGTTCCTGCTGGTGATTATGGGTGGCGTATTCGTGGTGGAGACTCTGTCGGTTATTTTGCAGGTCGGTTCCTTCAAGCTGCGCGGTCAGCGCATCTTCCGTATGGCGCCGATTCACCACCACTATGAACTGAAGGGCTGGCCGGAGCCGCGCGTTATCGTGCGCTTCTGGATTATTTCGCTGATGCTGGTGCTGATTGGCCTGGCGACGCTGAAGGTACGTTAA
- the murF gene encoding UDP-N-acetylmuramoyl-tripeptide--D-alanyl-D-alanine ligase yields the protein MIRLMLSQLADVTRGELHGRDLAIDEVTSDTRKITAGCLFVALKGERFDAHDFAQQAKQAGAGALLVSRQLACDLPQVVVKDTRLAFGELAAWVRQQVPARVVALTGSSGKTSVKEMTAAILSQCGNTLYTAGNLNNDIGVPMTLLRLTKEHRYAVIELGANHQGEIAWTVSLTRPEAALVNNLAAAHLEGFGSLAGVAKAKGEIFTGLPENGIAILNADNNDWLNWQSVIGARKVWRFSPNAANSDFTATQIHITSHGTEFTLQTPQGSVDVLLPLPGRHNIANALAAASLAMAVGADLNAVKAGLAQLQAVPGRLFPITLAENQLLLDDSYNANVGSMTAAVQVLSEMPGYRVLVVGDMAELGTESEACHRQVGEAAKAAGLDRVLSTGVLSAEISRASGVGEHLSDKASLVARLRELTAEHKIITILVKGSRSAAMEEVVRALQENGTC from the coding sequence ATGATTCGCTTGATGCTAAGCCAGCTCGCCGACGTGACGCGCGGCGAACTGCACGGTCGCGATCTGGCCATTGATGAGGTCACGTCGGACACCCGTAAGATCACGGCAGGCTGCCTGTTCGTTGCTTTAAAGGGCGAACGTTTTGATGCGCACGATTTCGCGCAGCAGGCGAAACAAGCCGGCGCCGGTGCGCTGCTGGTCAGCCGTCAGCTGGCGTGTGATTTACCGCAGGTGGTGGTGAAAGATACCCGCCTGGCCTTTGGCGAACTGGCGGCGTGGGTTCGCCAGCAGGTGCCAGCCCGCGTGGTGGCGCTGACTGGATCTTCCGGAAAAACGTCGGTGAAAGAGATGACGGCGGCGATCCTGAGCCAGTGCGGAAATACGCTGTATACCGCCGGTAACCTGAATAACGATATTGGCGTACCGATGACGCTGCTGCGTCTGACCAAAGAGCATCGCTATGCCGTCATTGAGTTAGGGGCCAATCATCAGGGCGAAATCGCCTGGACCGTCAGCCTGACGCGCCCGGAAGCCGCCCTGGTCAACAATCTGGCCGCCGCTCACCTTGAAGGTTTTGGTTCGCTGGCGGGCGTGGCGAAAGCGAAGGGCGAAATCTTTACCGGTCTGCCGGAAAACGGCATTGCCATCCTGAATGCTGACAATAACGACTGGCTGAACTGGCAAAGCGTCATCGGCGCGCGCAAGGTATGGCGTTTCTCGCCGAATGCGGCCAACAGCGATTTTACGGCTACCCAGATTCATATCACCAGCCACGGGACAGAATTTACGCTGCAAACCCCGCAGGGGAGCGTGGATGTGCTGCTGCCGCTGCCGGGGCGCCACAATATCGCCAATGCGCTGGCAGCCGCCTCGTTAGCGATGGCGGTGGGCGCCGACTTAAATGCGGTGAAGGCCGGTCTGGCGCAGTTGCAAGCGGTACCGGGACGTCTGTTCCCTATCACGCTCGCGGAAAATCAGCTGCTGCTTGATGATTCATACAATGCCAACGTCGGTTCAATGACCGCCGCGGTGCAGGTGCTGTCCGAGATGCCGGGCTACCGGGTGCTGGTCGTCGGCGATATGGCCGAGCTGGGTACCGAAAGCGAAGCGTGCCATCGCCAGGTGGGCGAGGCGGCAAAAGCGGCAGGGCTTGACCGCGTACTCAGCACCGGCGTGCTGAGCGCAGAGATTAGCCGCGCCAGCGGCGTGGGCGAGCATCTCAGCGATAAAGCGTCGCTGGTGGCTCGGCTGCGTGAGCTGACGGCGGAACATAAGATCATCACCATTTTAGTGAAGGGTTCACGTAGTGCCGCCATGGAAGAGGTAGTACGCGCATTACAGGAGAATGGAACATGTTAG
- the murE gene encoding UDP-N-acetylmuramoyl-L-alanyl-D-glutamate--2,6-diaminopimelate ligase — protein MADRNLRDLLAPWVPNAPERILREMTLDSRVAASGDLFVAVLGHQADGRRYIPQAIAQGVAAIIAEAKDEAADGEIREMHGVPVIYLSQLNERLSALAGRFYHQPSEQLRLIGVTGTNGKTTTTQLLAQWANLLGETSAVMGTVGNGLLDKVIPTENTTGSAVDVQHVLSGLAGQGATFAAMEVSSHGLVQHRVAALQFAASVFTNLSRDHLDYHGDMEHYEAAKWLLYSTHHCGQAIVNADDEVGRRWLAKLPDAVAVSMEDRINPNCHGRWLKATAVNYHDSGATIQFDSSWGKGEVESRLMGAFNVSNLLLALATLLALGYPLAELLKTAARLQPVCGRMEVFSAPGKPTVVVDYAHTPDALEKALQAARLHCNGKLWCVFGCGGDRDKGKRPLMGAIAEEFADIVVVTDDNPRTEEPRAIINDILAGMLDAGHAKVKEGRAEAVTNAVMQAAEGDVVLVAGKGHEDYQIVGNRRLDYSDRVTVARLLGAVA, from the coding sequence GTGGCAGATCGTAATTTGCGCGACCTTCTCGCTCCGTGGGTGCCAAATGCGCCGGAGCGAATTCTGCGAGAGATGACGCTGGACAGCCGGGTGGCTGCTTCCGGCGATCTCTTTGTCGCGGTATTAGGTCATCAGGCGGACGGGCGTCGTTATATCCCGCAGGCGATAGCGCAAGGTGTTGCTGCCATTATAGCTGAGGCCAAAGATGAGGCTGCTGACGGCGAAATCCGTGAAATGCACGGCGTTCCGGTCATCTATCTCAGCCAGCTCAACGAGCGCTTATCCGCGCTGGCCGGGCGTTTTTACCATCAGCCTTCAGAACAACTGCGCCTGATTGGCGTCACCGGCACCAACGGTAAAACCACCACCACCCAGCTACTGGCGCAGTGGGCCAACCTGCTCGGCGAAACCAGTGCGGTGATGGGCACGGTCGGCAACGGTCTGCTGGACAAAGTTATTCCGACGGAAAACACCACCGGTTCTGCGGTCGATGTTCAGCACGTGCTTTCAGGCCTCGCAGGGCAGGGCGCTACCTTCGCGGCCATGGAAGTCTCTTCCCACGGTCTGGTTCAGCACCGCGTGGCGGCGCTGCAGTTTGCCGCCTCGGTCTTTACTAACCTGAGCCGCGATCACCTGGATTATCACGGTGATATGGAACATTACGAAGCGGCAAAATGGCTGCTTTATTCCACTCATCATTGCGGACAGGCTATCGTCAACGCCGATGATGAAGTGGGTCGCCGCTGGCTGGCGAAGCTGCCGGACGCGGTTGCCGTATCGATGGAAGACCGCATCAACCCGAACTGTCACGGCCGCTGGCTGAAGGCTACGGCGGTGAACTACCACGATAGCGGCGCCACCATCCAGTTTGATTCCAGCTGGGGCAAGGGCGAAGTTGAAAGCCGCCTGATGGGCGCCTTTAACGTCAGCAACCTGCTGCTGGCGCTGGCCACGCTGCTGGCGCTGGGCTATCCGCTGGCTGAGCTGCTGAAAACCGCGGCTCGTCTGCAGCCGGTCTGCGGCCGAATGGAAGTGTTCAGCGCGCCGGGCAAACCGACCGTGGTGGTGGATTATGCCCATACTCCGGATGCGCTGGAAAAAGCGCTGCAGGCGGCGCGTCTGCACTGTAACGGCAAGCTGTGGTGCGTCTTCGGCTGCGGCGGCGATCGCGATAAAGGCAAACGTCCGCTGATGGGCGCTATCGCCGAAGAGTTCGCCGATATTGTGGTGGTGACCGATGACAACCCGCGTACCGAAGAGCCGCGCGCCATTATCAACGACATCCTCGCGGGCATGCTTGACGCCGGACACGCGAAGGTGAAAGAAGGCCGGGCTGAAGCGGTGACCAACGCCGTGATGCAGGCCGCGGAAGGCGATGTCGTGCTGGTCGCTGGCAAAGGTCATGAGGATTACCAGATTGTTGGCAATCGTCGTCTTGACTACTCCGATCGCGTGACCGTAGCCCGTCTGCTGGGAGCGGTAGCATGA